The sequence AGCCGCATCTGATGGCCGGCTTTTCCGGCGGCCGGAAGCTGATCTGCCCGGGCATCGCCGCGCTGGAGACGGTCAAGATCTGGCACGGGCCGACGTTCCTGGAACACCCAAAGGCCGATTGCGGCATCCTGGACGGCAACCCCGTCCACGAGGAAAACACCTGGATCGGCCGCCGCGCCGGCTGCGACTTTATCTGCAACGTCGTCATCGACGCCGAACGCCGCCCGTTATTCTTCGTCGCTGGCGACATGGAAGCGGCGTTCCTGAAAGGCGTCGAATTCGTCCGCGCCGTGGTCACCGACAAGGTCGAGAAACCAGTCGACGTCGTGGTGACCAGCTCCGCCGGATATCCGCTCGATACCACCTTCTATCAATGCGTGAAGGGTATGACCGGCGCCCTGCCGATCGTCAAGGAAGGGGGCACGATCATCCTCGCCGCCAGCTTGAGCGAAGGAATCGGCAGCCCGCAGTTCCAGCAGTTGTTCCAGGAAAACGAGAACCTCGAGATCTTCGTCGAACGCATCCTGGGCAAGGACTACTTCGTGATGGACCAGTGGCAGCTCGAAGAGCTCGCCAAGGTCCGCCGCAAAGCGAAAGTAAAAATCGTCAGCGACGGCCTCTCGGCGGAGACGATCAACGGACTCTTTGTGGAAAGCGCCTCGAGCGTCGAGAGCGCACTCGAAGATTCGCTCGCCGAGTACGGCCCGTCGGCCACCGTGGCGGTGATTCCGAAGGGGCCGTACGTGCTGGCGCAGGTTGG is a genomic window of Planctomycetia bacterium containing:
- the larA gene encoding nickel-dependent lactate racemase; amino-acid sequence: MRFKLEYGKTGLEVDLPAERIVRTLGYKNATPLPDPRGSLQACLAQPTGSPPLAEIARGRKSACVVICDITRPVPNELILGEILPTLEAAGIPREAITILIATGLHRPNEGEELIELVGERIARDYRCENHHGQVLEEHTYLGESPRGVPMWIDSRYIDADLKITIGLIEPHLMAGFSGGRKLICPGIAALETVKIWHGPTFLEHPKADCGILDGNPVHEENTWIGRRAGCDFICNVVIDAERRPLFFVAGDMEAAFLKGVEFVRAVVTDKVEKPVDVVVTSSAGYPLDTTFYQCVKGMTGALPIVKEGGTIILAASLSEGIGSPQFQQLFQENENLEIFVERILGKDYFVMDQWQLEELAKVRRKAKVKIVSDGLSAETINGLFVESASSVESALEDSLAEYGPSATVAVIPKGPYVLAQVG